In Mycobacterium sp. Aquia_213, the sequence GGGGCGAGAGGTGGTGGCCGAGGTGCTCGAAGACGCCGTGGCCGCTCACGACAAGGTGTTCGGCGTCCTCAGCACCGAGGAGCAGGAGACGCTGCGCGAATTGCTGGGCCGGGTCGTGGAAAAGGGCACCGGGCACGAGCTCACCGAGCGCAACATATCCAGTACTTGAGATGAATAGCAAGTACTTGATACTCTGCCTTCATGCAGGTCTCCCGGGCGCCGTCGTATGCCGGACCTGCCGACGCCGGTGTCCCCACCGAAAAGGTGACCATCGAGCTGGATCGGTCCACCACCACGGTGGCCTACTCGGCAGGCGACACCTTGCTGCAGACCGCGCGCATGGCGGGCCTGTCTCCGCCGTCCTCCTGCGAAGTCGGTTCCTGCGGAACATGTATGGCCCGGCTGACCGAGGGATGCGCCCGGATGCTCAATAACGATGCGCTCGAAGACGACGAGGTGGCGCAGGGCTGGGTGCTGACCTGTCAGGCCATCCCGACCAGTCCCACGGTGCGGGTGGTTTACGAGTGAACAGGGTTGCGGTGGTGACCGGTGGCGCCTCGGGCATGGGTGAGGCGACCTGTCACGAGCTGGGCCGGCGCGGCCTGAACGTCGCCGTCCTCGATATCAATGAGCAAGCGGCGCAACGTGTTACCGACGATCTGCGCGCGGCCGGGACAACGGCCATCGGTATCGGCGCCGACGTCACCGACCGGGCCGCTATCGAGCAGGCGTTCGCCAAAGTTCGCAGCGAGTTGGGGCCGGTGTCGGTGCTGGTGACCAGCGCGGGGATGTTCGGGTTTGCTCCGTTCGCCGAGATCACCCCGGAGTCCTGGTCGAAGATCGTCGACGTCAACCTGACCGGCACTTTTCATTGCTGCCAGGTCGCGCTGCCGGATATGGTCGCCGCCAAGTGGGGCCGGATCGTGATGATTTCGTCGTCCAGCGCCCAGCGGGGGTCACCGTTTGCCGCGCACTACGCGGCGTCCAAGGGTGCGGTCATCACCCTCACCAAGTCGCTGGCCCGCGAGTACGCCCCACACGGGATTACCGTGAACAACATTCCGCCCTCGGGCATCGAAACGCCGATGCAGCACCAGGCGCAGGCCGCGGGATACCTGAAATCCAACGAGGAGATCGCCAGCAATATCCCGTTGGGACATTTGGGTACCGGAGCCGACATCGCCGCGGCGGTCGGGTTTTTGGTCTCGGAGGAGGCCGGCTTCATCACCGGCCAGGTGTTGGGTGTCAACGGTGGAGCGGTGATGTGACGGTGGATCTTAAAAGCCCTAAGGCACAAGGAGGTTCAGATGACGCGAGAGGGTAGGCCCCCGGAGGGCTCCTGGACCGAGCACTATCCCGAACTGGGCACCGGCGACATCTCGTTCGCCGACTCCACCTCGAAAGAGTTCTTCGAAGCCGAGCGCGAAGCCGTCTTCAAACGGGCGTGGCTCAACGTGGCCCGCGTCGAGGAGCTGCCGCGTATCGGCAGCTACGTCACCAAGGAAATCGAGGTTGCCCGGGTTTCGGTCATCCTGGTCAAGGGGCGTGACGAACACATTCGGGCCTTCTACAACGTCTGCCGTCACCGCGGAAACAAGTTGGTGTGGAACGACTTCCCCAACGAGCCGACCCGGGGAACGTGTCGTCAGTTCACTTGCAAGTACCACGGCTGGCGCTACGATCTCGACGGCGCGCTGAAGTTCGTCCAGCAGGAATCGGAGTTCTTCGACCTCGACGTGGCCGACTATGGACTGAGTCCGGTGCACTGCGACATCTGGAATGGCTTCATTTTCATCAACTTTGATGCCGAGCCGCGGCAGAGTCTGCGCGAGTTCCTGGGCCCGATGGTGACCGGCCTGGACGGATACCCCTTCGACAAGTTGACCGAGCGCTACGAATGGGTCGCGCACAACAACAGCAACTGGAAGATTTTCGCCGACGCGTTCCAGGAGTATTACCACGTGCCGTCGCTGCACCCACAACAGGTGCCACCGGACGTGCGCGACCCCAAAGCCGGATTCACTTGCGGCCATTTTCAACTGGACGGGCCGCACCGCTTGGTGTCGACGGCGGGTCGGCGCCGCTGGCTACTGCCCCAGGAGTTCATGTATCCGATCGAGCGGGCCACCCAGAGTGGGCTCGTCGGCCCCTGGCGCACTCCGGACATCGGCGAACTACCCGCCGGGCTCAACCCGGGCGGCATCGAGCCGTGGGGAATCAGCAACTTCCAGATCTTCCCCAACACCGAGATATTGATCTACGGCGGCTGGTACCTGCTGTACCGGTACTGGCCCACCTCCCACAACACCCACCGGTTCGAGGCCTACACGTACTTCCACCCGGCCCGCAGCGTGCGGGAGCGCATCGAACACGAAGTCGCCGCAGTGGTTCTCAAGGAGTTCGCGCTGCAAGACGCGGGCATGCTCGGCGGCACGCAGGCCGCGCTGGAGTACGGCATCGTCGACGAGTTTCCGCTCAACGACCAGGAGATCCTGGTGCGCCATCTGCACAAGACCGTCGTGGACTGGGTCGAGGCCTACCGCCGGGAAAAAGCCCCGGCGCCGGTGGGAGTGTGACCATGCCGGATACCTTGCTGCCCACCGGATTCGCCGAGCTGGAAGGCTACGCGCAAATCTGGTGCCTGGCCACCGAAACCGAACGCTGGAACGCCCGGATGGCCAGCACCATGACCGAAATGCACAAGTTCTACGACGCATTCTTCCCGCGACTCGAAGAAGCCATCGACTACTGCGACAAGTTCACGCTCGACGACTTGCCCGACGATGCGCGGCACCTGCTGTACATGATCTATTCGCTGATCATGGTCGCGATGGCCGTGGAGGTCATGCACCAGCCCATCCCGACGGACGCGGCGGACGCGGTGATGATCCGCACCGGTGAGCCCATTCCTTAACCGCGGCAGCTAATCTCGCCCACCCTCGTCAGAAAGGACAGACCATGAGTCTGCTCACCATTACCAAACTCAGCGACTCCGTCGGCGCCGAAGTCACCGGCCTGGATCCCGCCCACCTGGCCGCCGACGACCCCGTCGGTGAGACCATCCTGGATGCGTTGGAGGACAACGGTGTTCTGGTCTTTCGTGGGCTGCATCTCGACCCCGAGGCCCAGGTCGCGTTCTGCCACCGCCTCGGCGCGATCGACTACTCCTCGGACGGTCACCACCCCGTCGCCGGCATCTACCCGGTCACACTGGACAAATCAAAGAACTCCTCGGCGGCCTACCTGAAGGCGACGTTCGACTGGCATATCGACGGCTGCACGCCCACCGGCGACGACTACCCGCAAAAAGCCACCGTCCTGTCCGCCAAGCAGGTGGCCGAGCGCGGCGGTGAAACCGAATTCGCCTCCTCCTACGCCGCCTACGATGCGCTGACCGACGACGAGAAAGAGCGGTACGGCGCGTTGCGCGTGGTGCATTCGTTGGAGGCCTCCCAGCGGCGCATCACCCCCGACCCCACCCCGAAGCAGTTGGCGCAGTGGCGGTCCCGGCGCACCCACGAACACCCGTTGGTGTGGACGCACCGCAGCGGCCGTAAGTCGTTGGTGCTGGGGGCTTCTGCCGACTACGTGGTGGGCATGGACCTCGAGGAAGGCCGCGCGCTGTTGACCGAACTGCTCGACCGGGCCACGGTGCCCGGCAAGGTGTACAGCCACAACTGGTCGATCGGCGACACCGTCATCTGGGACAACCGCGGTGTGCTGCACCGGGCCGCTCCGTATGACCCCGACTCGCAGCGCGAAATGCTGCGGACGACCGTGCTGGGTGATGAGCCGATCCAGTAGATGACCGACCAACACCCGCTGCGGCTGACCCCGCTGCCGGCCGACGAATGGGACGACCGCAGCCGCCGGGCGATCGCCTCCCTGATCCCCGCCGAGCGGGCCAACCCCGCGGGCGCCGGCAATATCTTGTCGACCTTGGTGCGCCATCCCGACCTGACGCGGGCATATCTGCCGTTCAACACCTACCTGCTCAACGGCTCCACGTTGACGCCGCGGGTACGCGAGGTGGCCCTGCTGCGGGTGGTGCACCGTAGGAACTGCGACTACCTGTGGTCGCATCACCTCCCGATCGCGCACCGGGCGGGATTGAGCGCCGCCGAGACCGACGCCATTCGTGACGGGCAACTCGCCGCCGACGCCGACCAGTCGGTGCTGGTCGCGGTCGACGATCTGGTGGATACCGGCACCGTTTCGACACCGGTGTGGGACGAGTTGGGCCGCCACTTCACCGATCCCGAACGCATGGATCTGGTGTTCACCATCGGGGGCTACTGCCTGCTGGCCATGGCGGTCAACGCTTTTGGCGTAGAAGATGAGGAACTGTGACACCGTCTTCGTCAGAGACCGAGCTGTTCCTTTCCACCGCCCGCGCGTTTCTGGACCAGCACGCGACGTTGACCCACCAACGCGCGCTGCGCGCCGCGGACCGTCCCGTCGACACCGCATGGTGGAAGCAGGCGTCCGAGCTGGGCTGGGCCGGCTTGTTGGTGCCCGAGGAACTCGGCGGCGGCAACGTTTCCGGCAGCGGGCTGCACGACCTGGCGGCAATCGCCGAACTGACCGGACACACGGTCGCACCGGGACCGCTGCATCCGGTGAGCACCGTGCTGGCCGGGCTCGTCGATGCCGAGAACCACGCCGATCACGGCGCAACCATCCAGGCACTCGCCGCGGGCGCGGCGGTGGCGACATGGGCGGTCGACGAACCCGGGCGCGGTTTCGACCCGGCCGCGCCCACGCTCACCGCGACCGCCACTGCAGCGGGCTATCGCCTCGACGGGGTCAAGGATCGGGTTGAGGCGGGTGCGGAAGCCGACCTGCTCCTGGTGACTGCCCGTGCCGAAGACGGCGTGCGCCAGTTCCTGATCCGCGCCGACGCCACCGGCGTGACGGTTCGGCCCCAACGCTGCGTCGATATGGTGAAGCGTTACGCCCGAATCGAATTCGACGGTGTTGTGGCCGACGGCGCGGCGCAGGTGGGCTCGCTCGCCGAGACCCAAGCCCTGATCGACCGGCAGAGTCAGGTGGCCATGGTGCTGCAGTGCGCCGAGACCGTCGGAATCCTCGAAACTGTGCTCGCGCTGACGATCGAGTGGACTCGCGACCGTTACAGCTTCGGCCGGCCGTTGGGGTCCTATCAGGCGATCAAACACCGACTCGCGGACATGACGATGTGGCTGCACGCCAGCCGCGGCATCACCGCCCGGGCGGTCGAGCGGGTGGCCACTCGTGCCGGCGATGCCGCGCTCTGGGTCAGCGCGGCCAAGTCCT encodes:
- a CDS encoding SDR family NAD(P)-dependent oxidoreductase → MGEATCHELGRRGLNVAVLDINEQAAQRVTDDLRAAGTTAIGIGADVTDRAAIEQAFAKVRSELGPVSVLVTSAGMFGFAPFAEITPESWSKIVDVNLTGTFHCCQVALPDMVAAKWGRIVMISSSSAQRGSPFAAHYAASKGAVITLTKSLAREYAPHGITVNNIPPSGIETPMQHQAQAAGYLKSNEEIASNIPLGHLGTGADIAAAVGFLVSEEAGFITGQVLGVNGGAVM
- a CDS encoding aromatic ring-hydroxylating oxygenase subunit alpha, encoding MTREGRPPEGSWTEHYPELGTGDISFADSTSKEFFEAEREAVFKRAWLNVARVEELPRIGSYVTKEIEVARVSVILVKGRDEHIRAFYNVCRHRGNKLVWNDFPNEPTRGTCRQFTCKYHGWRYDLDGALKFVQQESEFFDLDVADYGLSPVHCDIWNGFIFINFDAEPRQSLREFLGPMVTGLDGYPFDKLTERYEWVAHNNSNWKIFADAFQEYYHVPSLHPQQVPPDVRDPKAGFTCGHFQLDGPHRLVSTAGRRRWLLPQEFMYPIERATQSGLVGPWRTPDIGELPAGLNPGGIEPWGISNFQIFPNTEILIYGGWYLLYRYWPTSHNTHRFEAYTYFHPARSVRERIEHEVAAVVLKEFALQDAGMLGGTQAALEYGIVDEFPLNDQEILVRHLHKTVVDWVEAYRREKAPAPVGV
- a CDS encoding TauD/TfdA dioxygenase family protein, which codes for MSLLTITKLSDSVGAEVTGLDPAHLAADDPVGETILDALEDNGVLVFRGLHLDPEAQVAFCHRLGAIDYSSDGHHPVAGIYPVTLDKSKNSSAAYLKATFDWHIDGCTPTGDDYPQKATVLSAKQVAERGGETEFASSYAAYDALTDDEKERYGALRVVHSLEASQRRITPDPTPKQLAQWRSRRTHEHPLVWTHRSGRKSLVLGASADYVVGMDLEEGRALLTELLDRATVPGKVYSHNWSIGDTVIWDNRGVLHRAAPYDPDSQREMLRTTVLGDEPIQ
- a CDS encoding carboxymuconolactone decarboxylase family protein, whose amino-acid sequence is MTDQHPLRLTPLPADEWDDRSRRAIASLIPAERANPAGAGNILSTLVRHPDLTRAYLPFNTYLLNGSTLTPRVREVALLRVVHRRNCDYLWSHHLPIAHRAGLSAAETDAIRDGQLAADADQSVLVAVDDLVDTGTVSTPVWDELGRHFTDPERMDLVFTIGGYCLLAMAVNAFGVEDEEL
- a CDS encoding acyl-CoA dehydrogenase family protein, whose amino-acid sequence is MTPSSSETELFLSTARAFLDQHATLTHQRALRAADRPVDTAWWKQASELGWAGLLVPEELGGGNVSGSGLHDLAAIAELTGHTVAPGPLHPVSTVLAGLVDAENHADHGATIQALAAGAAVATWAVDEPGRGFDPAAPTLTATATAAGYRLDGVKDRVEAGAEADLLLVTARAEDGVRQFLIRADATGVTVRPQRCVDMVKRYARIEFDGVVADGAAQVGSLAETQALIDRQSQVAMVLQCAETVGILETVLALTIEWTRDRYSFGRPLGSYQAIKHRLADMTMWLHASRGITARAVERVATRAGDAALWVSAAKSYLGEHAGPLVQDCVQLHGGIGVTWEHDLHLFLRRITLYRSLFGTPTEHHQAIYRYVRSGGPAA